Proteins encoded together in one Microbacterium oxydans window:
- a CDS encoding multidrug transporter has translation MSTPEHTPDEEMTSAEKRHDQLTSAPDATEADAAPRIEVTEHEGNTRIDIAPEAPVRPGPGPGMPEADPED, from the coding sequence ATGAGCACGCCTGAGCACACGCCCGACGAGGAGATGACGAGCGCCGAGAAGCGTCACGATCAGCTGACCTCCGCACCGGATGCGACCGAGGCCGACGCCGCGCCCCGCATCGAGGTCACCGAGCACGAGGGCAACACGCGCATCGACATCGCTCCGGAGGCGCCGGTGCGACCGGGACCCGGTCCCGGCATGCCCGAGGCCGATCCCGAGGACTGA
- a CDS encoding heme oxygenase (biliverdin-producing), with protein MPEILSFSAALRERSSGSHSRSETAGFMSDLLKGEGSREDYISLVAQHYFIYEALESAGERMRQDPVAAVFISDKLTRLPALEADLEFLLGADWREQIVALPTTQRYVDRIRQVGATWAGGFVAHHYTRYLGDLSGGIFIGRVMARRFGFETNGIGFYLFDDIADPAAFKDVYREQLDAAPWDEAERERVIDEVLLAYRFNTELFEDLDRARAAA; from the coding sequence ATGCCCGAGATCCTCTCCTTCTCCGCCGCCCTGCGCGAGCGCTCGTCCGGATCGCACTCCCGCAGCGAGACCGCCGGCTTCATGTCCGACCTCCTGAAGGGCGAGGGCTCCCGCGAGGACTACATCTCGCTCGTCGCCCAGCACTACTTCATCTACGAGGCGCTCGAGAGCGCCGGCGAGCGCATGCGCCAGGACCCCGTGGCCGCGGTGTTCATCAGCGACAAGCTCACGCGTCTGCCTGCCCTCGAGGCCGACCTCGAGTTCCTGCTCGGTGCCGACTGGCGCGAGCAGATCGTCGCGCTCCCCACCACGCAGCGCTACGTCGACCGCATCCGTCAGGTCGGGGCCACGTGGGCCGGCGGCTTCGTCGCGCACCACTACACCCGCTACCTCGGCGACCTGTCCGGCGGCATCTTCATCGGCCGCGTGATGGCCCGTCGCTTCGGCTTCGAGACCAACGGCATCGGCTTCTACCTGTTCGACGACATCGCCGACCCGGCCGCGTTCAAGGACGTGTACCGCGAGCAGCTCGACGCCGCTCCGTGGGACGAGGCCGAGCGCGAGCGCGTGATCGACGAGGTGCTGCTGGCCTACCGGTTCAACACCGAGCTGTTCGAAGACCTCGACCGGGCGCGCGCCGCCGCCTGA
- a CDS encoding HU family DNA-binding protein — protein MADKSITKTELVASIASATGQSQATVSGVLDSLFATVSDAVAKGSKVSIPGWISFEQVDTAARTGRNPQTGAEIKIPAGKRVKVTAGSKLKAAVK, from the coding sequence ATGGCTGACAAGTCCATCACCAAGACCGAGCTCGTCGCGAGCATCGCAAGCGCCACGGGCCAGAGCCAGGCCACCGTCTCCGGTGTCCTCGACTCGCTGTTCGCCACGGTCTCCGACGCTGTTGCCAAGGGCAGCAAGGTCTCCATCCCGGGCTGGATCTCCTTCGAGCAGGTCGACACCGCTGCTCGCACGGGCCGCAACCCGCAGACCGGCGCCGAGATCAAGATCCCGGCCGGCAAGCGCGTCAAGGTGACCGCTGGCTCCAAGCTCAAGGCTGCCGTCAAGTAA
- a CDS encoding cytochrome c oxidase assembly protein — protein MSSRSESTSRTSAYRVAGIVILLIAALVAVVLALLVGGGAKPPLLQDPGPLVLWGTPVAKLVMNISGAVMLGSLVLALFGLRAGERSFDAALNIASVGAAVFTISAGLAGFLAFMAAFNPKLSIEREFGTQLGRFLLELPLGQSWLITTIFGAIITVLAFAWRSWTPTLITALLAAASFLPLATQGHAGDLAGHNMAVNSILLHTIGAAVWLGGLLLLVLLRGRGDIDTGRFVARYSSLAIAAFAVVAVSGVTRSIVAVGSWDALWTTPYGWIVLAKVVLLGGMGLLGAWYRARLIPKLEGPRAAGWFWLLVLCEVALMGLASGAAAALARTPPPTGEVAAFAQTPAQILTGATLPPELTFERWFTAWDIDVLWLIAAGFGLFLYLAGVRRLWQRGDRWPIHRTVFWVLGMLMLVWVTGGPINAYQEYLFSIHMMGHMMLSMAIPLLLVSGAPITLALRAIHKRDDGTRGGREWIMWAVHSPFARVVTHPFVAAAIFILSLWAFYFTDLVRWSMFEHLGHEWMVIHFLISGYLFVMSLIGADPVPYRLPYPGRLITLIAVMAMHAFFGIAIMMQEGLMVADWFGSMGRDWGASPMDDQYVGGGIAWSIGEIPTLILAITVAIQWSRSDTKLQRRRDRHADRTGDAELEEYNAKLAALAERDQRREEREAR, from the coding sequence GTGAGTTCCCGCAGCGAGTCGACGAGTCGGACTTCGGCGTATCGCGTCGCCGGGATCGTCATCCTCCTCATCGCCGCGCTGGTGGCCGTCGTCCTGGCCCTCCTCGTCGGCGGCGGTGCCAAGCCCCCGCTCCTGCAGGACCCGGGACCCCTCGTGCTGTGGGGCACTCCGGTCGCCAAGCTCGTGATGAACATCTCCGGCGCGGTCATGCTCGGCTCCCTGGTCCTCGCGCTGTTCGGCCTGCGTGCGGGCGAGCGCTCCTTCGATGCGGCGCTGAACATCGCCTCGGTCGGGGCGGCCGTCTTCACGATCTCCGCGGGCCTCGCCGGGTTCCTCGCCTTCATGGCCGCCTTCAACCCGAAGCTCAGCATCGAACGCGAGTTCGGCACGCAGCTCGGCCGCTTCCTGCTGGAGCTGCCGCTGGGCCAGTCGTGGCTCATCACGACGATCTTCGGCGCGATCATCACGGTGCTCGCATTCGCCTGGCGCTCGTGGACGCCGACGCTCATCACCGCGCTGCTGGCGGCGGCATCCTTCCTCCCGCTCGCGACCCAGGGCCACGCCGGCGACCTCGCCGGGCACAACATGGCCGTCAACTCGATCCTGCTGCACACGATCGGCGCCGCGGTGTGGCTGGGCGGGCTCCTGCTCCTCGTGCTGCTGCGCGGACGGGGCGACATCGACACCGGCCGCTTCGTCGCGCGGTACTCGTCGCTCGCCATCGCGGCGTTCGCCGTGGTCGCCGTGTCCGGCGTCACGCGGTCGATCGTGGCCGTCGGGAGCTGGGACGCGCTGTGGACGACGCCGTACGGCTGGATCGTGCTCGCGAAGGTCGTGCTCCTGGGCGGGATGGGCCTGCTCGGCGCCTGGTACCGCGCCCGCCTCATCCCGAAGCTCGAGGGTCCTCGCGCCGCGGGCTGGTTCTGGCTGCTGGTGCTGTGCGAGGTCGCGCTGATGGGTCTCGCCTCGGGGGCGGCCGCCGCGCTCGCGCGCACGCCTCCGCCCACCGGAGAGGTCGCGGCTTTCGCGCAGACCCCTGCGCAGATCCTCACCGGCGCGACCCTGCCGCCCGAGCTGACGTTCGAGCGCTGGTTCACGGCGTGGGACATCGACGTGCTCTGGCTCATCGCGGCCGGATTCGGACTGTTCCTCTACCTCGCCGGGGTGCGCCGACTGTGGCAGCGCGGAGACCGCTGGCCGATCCACCGCACCGTGTTCTGGGTGCTCGGGATGCTGATGCTCGTCTGGGTCACCGGCGGGCCGATCAACGCCTACCAGGAGTACCTGTTCAGCATCCACATGATGGGCCACATGATGCTGTCCATGGCTATCCCTCTGCTGCTGGTCTCCGGAGCGCCGATCACGCTCGCGCTGCGTGCCATCCACAAGCGCGACGACGGCACCCGGGGCGGCCGGGAGTGGATCATGTGGGCCGTGCACTCGCCGTTCGCCCGCGTGGTGACGCATCCGTTCGTCGCGGCCGCGATCTTCATCCTGTCGCTGTGGGCCTTCTACTTCACCGACCTCGTGCGCTGGTCGATGTTCGAGCACCTCGGGCACGAGTGGATGGTCATCCACTTCCTCATCTCGGGCTACCTGTTCGTGATGAGCCTGATCGGCGCCGACCCGGTGCCGTACCGTCTGCCGTACCCCGGCCGCCTGATCACCCTGATCGCCGTCATGGCGATGCACGCCTTCTTCGGTATCGCCATCATGATGCAGGAGGGCCTGATGGTCGCCGACTGGTTCGGGTCGATGGGCCGCGACTGGGGTGCGAGCCCGATGGACGACCAGTACGTGGGCGGCGGCATCGCCTGGTCGATCGGTGAGATCCCGACCCTGATCCTGGCGATCACGGTCGCGATCCAGTGGAGCCGCAGCGATACGAAGCTGCAGCGTCGACGTGATCGCCACGCGGATCGCACCGGGGATGCCGAGCTCGAGGAGTACAACGCCAAGCTCGCCGCCCTCGCCGAGCGCGATCAGCGCCGCGAGGAACGCGAAGCCCGCTGA
- a CDS encoding ATP-dependent DNA helicase, which translates to MSLPALSEEQQELFRLIEDTGEHVFITGRAGTGKSTLLQHFAWNTKKQIAICAPTGVAALNVEGQTIHSLFRLPIGLIGDADIDQNDATRRILNAIETLVIDEISMVNADLMDAIDRSLRQARGRRGEPFGGVQVVMFGDPYQLAPVPPRGDEARYVQDHYRSFWFFDAKVWAGTLTGTGAHGVGSSDQAGLFEVDTRAELHVRELVQIHRQSDDGFKSMLNAVRYGRVTAEIAGVLNTQGARTPPEPEPGEVPMITLATRNDIVNKINSQHLNALPGKEQTARAEVSGDFGRGEASLPAEPELKLKVGAQVMFLRNDTAMSGEPPRWVNGTIGTVTRILGGAVRVDIDGEEVDVEPAVWERFRYAYDQSTKKLSRDVVAEFTQFPLRLAWAVTIHKSQGKTYERAIIDLGSGAFAPGQTYVALSRLTSLEGLYLSRALRPRDIRVDEDVRRFMREAWLAASTPELPKS; encoded by the coding sequence GTGTCCCTTCCCGCCCTCTCCGAGGAGCAGCAAGAGCTGTTCCGGCTGATCGAGGACACCGGCGAGCACGTCTTCATCACCGGACGAGCGGGCACCGGCAAGTCGACGCTGCTGCAGCATTTCGCCTGGAACACGAAGAAGCAGATCGCGATCTGCGCGCCGACCGGCGTCGCGGCGCTCAACGTCGAGGGCCAGACGATCCACTCGCTGTTCCGGCTGCCGATCGGCCTGATCGGCGATGCCGACATCGATCAGAACGATGCCACCCGCCGCATCCTCAACGCCATCGAGACGCTCGTCATCGACGAGATCTCGATGGTCAACGCCGATCTGATGGATGCGATCGACCGCTCGCTGCGCCAGGCGCGCGGCCGCCGCGGTGAGCCGTTCGGAGGCGTGCAGGTCGTGATGTTCGGCGACCCGTACCAGCTCGCCCCGGTGCCGCCGCGGGGCGATGAGGCGCGCTACGTGCAGGACCACTACCGGTCGTTCTGGTTCTTCGATGCGAAGGTCTGGGCGGGCACGCTGACGGGCACGGGCGCCCACGGCGTCGGCTCGTCCGACCAGGCGGGGCTGTTCGAGGTCGACACCCGTGCCGAGCTGCACGTGCGCGAGCTGGTGCAGATCCATCGGCAGTCCGACGACGGCTTCAAATCGATGCTCAACGCCGTGCGCTACGGGCGGGTGACGGCCGAGATCGCCGGTGTCCTGAACACCCAGGGTGCGCGCACCCCGCCGGAGCCGGAGCCGGGCGAGGTGCCGATGATCACCCTCGCCACCCGCAACGACATCGTGAACAAGATCAACAGCCAGCACCTGAACGCGCTGCCGGGCAAGGAGCAGACCGCCCGCGCCGAAGTGAGCGGCGACTTCGGACGCGGGGAGGCGTCTCTGCCCGCGGAGCCCGAGCTGAAGCTGAAGGTCGGGGCGCAGGTGATGTTCCTGCGCAACGACACCGCCATGTCCGGTGAGCCGCCGCGCTGGGTGAACGGCACCATCGGCACCGTGACCCGCATCCTCGGCGGTGCCGTGCGCGTCGACATCGACGGCGAGGAGGTCGACGTCGAGCCGGCGGTGTGGGAACGGTTCCGCTACGCCTACGACCAGAGCACGAAGAAGCTATCCCGCGACGTGGTCGCCGAGTTTACGCAGTTCCCCCTGCGCCTGGCCTGGGCCGTCACGATTCACAAGTCGCAGGGCAAGACCTACGAGCGCGCGATCATCGACCTCGGCTCCGGAGCGTTCGCGCCGGGTCAGACCTATGTGGCGCTGAGCCGGCTGACCTCGCTCGAGGGGCTGTACCTGTCGCGGGCGCTGCGTCCCCGCGACATCCGGGTGGATGAGGACGTGCGCCGCTTCATGCGCGAGGCCTGGCTCGCCGCGTCGACCCCGGAGCTGCCGAAGAGCTGA
- a CDS encoding serine hydrolase domain-containing protein: MQLLSSRRWRAAAASAAVLALVLTGCSSEDSFTYTPPAQVDGALPDDMVATMQSAVDNALAASGASGAIVGVWAPWSGSWVTAVGTQDRDGGGELTTDMSFRIADVTRLMTCDVLYALADEGTVKLDALVPKYVSGVGNTMKDITLLDLCNGTSGAGSSEATVKSAWMNTPERVWAPLELAGYGLSRPGVAPHTTYRDSDAGYLILGLALERASGLTASELIAKYVTDPLDLADTSLPDPAPAAPGADPMKGHYMPAVEGGFTCAAPVDISKISSTTGYTDSGVVSTINDLGRYIQAEAQQALRTKEKPDRFGTPLPASAKSPSWYQATGGAYLVGSMIGQHGWVPGYATSAYSDPATGFTVAVVLNDSTMGSRFAQQLSWELAAIASKAPAASGQTAPEFGLPFTAEQYHKGITDSALACVPPAG; this comes from the coding sequence ATGCAGCTTCTCTCGTCGCGCCGCTGGCGCGCCGCTGCGGCCAGTGCGGCCGTGCTCGCTCTCGTCCTCACCGGATGCTCCTCCGAAGACTCCTTCACCTACACTCCACCGGCCCAGGTCGACGGTGCGCTGCCCGACGACATGGTCGCGACCATGCAGTCCGCGGTCGACAACGCGCTCGCCGCGTCCGGTGCGTCCGGAGCGATCGTCGGGGTCTGGGCGCCGTGGAGCGGGAGCTGGGTGACCGCGGTCGGCACGCAGGATCGCGACGGCGGGGGCGAGCTGACCACCGACATGTCGTTCCGCATCGCCGACGTGACCCGGCTGATGACGTGCGACGTGCTCTACGCGCTCGCCGACGAGGGCACGGTCAAGCTCGACGCCCTCGTCCCGAAGTACGTCTCCGGCGTCGGCAACACCATGAAGGACATCACCCTCCTCGACCTGTGCAACGGCACGAGCGGCGCCGGATCCTCCGAGGCAACCGTCAAGTCGGCCTGGATGAACACGCCGGAGCGCGTCTGGGCTCCCCTGGAGCTGGCCGGCTACGGGCTCTCGCGGCCCGGTGTCGCGCCGCACACCACCTACCGCGACTCCGACGCGGGGTACCTCATCCTCGGCCTCGCCCTGGAGCGCGCCTCCGGCCTGACGGCGTCCGAGCTCATCGCGAAGTACGTCACGGACCCGCTCGATCTGGCCGACACGTCGCTTCCCGACCCGGCGCCCGCGGCACCCGGTGCCGATCCGATGAAGGGGCACTACATGCCGGCCGTCGAGGGCGGATTCACCTGCGCCGCCCCGGTCGACATCAGCAAGATCTCCTCCACCACCGGCTACACGGACTCCGGCGTCGTGTCGACCATCAACGACCTCGGCCGCTACATCCAAGCGGAGGCGCAGCAGGCGCTGCGCACGAAGGAGAAGCCCGACCGCTTCGGCACACCGCTTCCGGCCAGCGCGAAGAGCCCCTCCTGGTATCAGGCGACCGGCGGCGCCTATCTCGTGGGCTCGATGATCGGCCAGCACGGCTGGGTTCCCGGCTATGCCACCTCGGCGTACTCGGATCCGGCGACGGGATTCACGGTGGCCGTCGTGCTGAACGACTCCACCATGGGGTCGCGGTTCGCCCAGCAGCTCTCCTGGGAGCTCGCGGCGATCGCATCGAAGGCGCCCGCCGCGTCCGGCCAGACCGCTCCGGAGTTCGGCCTTCCGTTCACGGCGGAGCAGTACCACAAGGGGATCACGGACTCCGCGCTCGCCTGCGTCCCGCCGGCGGGGTGA
- a CDS encoding APC family permease, translating into MTETAPRADDPTRLRRAITGPLLFAFILGDVLGAGIYALMGVLSAKVGGMLWAPLLLALLLALLTAGSYAELVTKYPRAGGAAVFAERAFHSPLVSFLVGFSMLAAGVTSAAGLAIAFAGDYLSTFIDLPTIPVAIVFLAVVALLNARGIRESMGANLVMTAIELSGLVIVVAVVAIFVGGGGGDLSRVAEAPEGTSVAVAVLSGAVIAYYSFVGFETSANMIEEVKDPRRTYPRALFGALATAGAVYVLVGLASSIALPPSELQESSGPLLAVVEATGVSIPSWLFSLIALVAVANGALLTMIMVSRLTYGMAEQGLLPAGLGRVLPKRKTPWVAILTTTLVAMGLTLVGDLATLAETVVLLLLVVFLSVNVSVLVLRRDHVDNDHFRVWTFVPVLGVASCILLLTQQRPVVWLFGAILIAVGGVLYVLARWGRKHAEKRNTHPDGDPVDNQKESHEHA; encoded by the coding sequence ATGACAGAGACCGCGCCGCGCGCCGATGATCCGACCCGGCTGCGCAGAGCGATCACCGGGCCGCTCCTGTTCGCCTTCATCCTCGGCGATGTCCTGGGCGCCGGCATCTACGCCCTGATGGGGGTGCTGTCGGCGAAGGTCGGCGGGATGCTGTGGGCGCCCCTCCTGCTGGCCCTGCTGCTCGCGCTGCTCACCGCCGGCTCCTATGCGGAGCTCGTGACGAAGTACCCGCGCGCCGGAGGCGCCGCCGTCTTCGCGGAGCGGGCGTTCCACAGTCCCCTCGTCTCGTTCCTCGTCGGGTTCAGCATGCTCGCGGCCGGAGTGACGAGCGCCGCCGGGCTCGCCATCGCCTTCGCGGGCGATTACCTGAGCACGTTCATCGACCTGCCGACCATCCCGGTCGCGATCGTCTTCCTCGCGGTCGTCGCCCTGCTGAACGCCCGCGGCATCCGCGAGTCGATGGGTGCGAACCTGGTGATGACGGCGATCGAGCTCAGCGGACTGGTCATCGTCGTCGCGGTGGTGGCGATCTTCGTCGGCGGCGGAGGCGGAGACCTCTCCCGGGTGGCCGAGGCACCGGAGGGAACGAGCGTCGCCGTGGCCGTGCTCTCCGGCGCGGTCATCGCGTACTACTCGTTCGTCGGCTTCGAGACCTCCGCGAACATGATCGAAGAGGTGAAGGACCCGCGTCGCACCTACCCGCGCGCACTGTTCGGCGCCCTCGCCACCGCCGGAGCGGTCTACGTCCTGGTCGGACTCGCGAGCTCGATCGCCCTGCCTCCCTCCGAGCTGCAGGAGTCGAGCGGCCCTCTGCTCGCCGTCGTCGAGGCGACCGGGGTCAGCATCCCCTCCTGGCTGTTCAGCCTCATCGCGCTCGTCGCCGTCGCGAACGGCGCCCTGCTGACGATGATCATGGTCAGCCGCCTCACCTACGGCATGGCCGAGCAGGGTCTGCTGCCCGCGGGCCTCGGTCGCGTGCTCCCGAAGCGGAAGACCCCGTGGGTGGCGATCCTCACCACCACGCTCGTCGCGATGGGTCTGACGCTCGTCGGCGACCTGGCCACGCTCGCCGAGACGGTCGTCCTGCTGCTGCTCGTCGTCTTCCTCAGCGTGAACGTCTCGGTCCTGGTGCTGCGCCGGGACCACGTCGACAACGACCACTTCCGCGTGTGGACCTTCGTCCCGGTGCTCGGCGTCGCCTCCTGCATCCTGCTGCTCACCCAGCAGCGGCCGGTCGTGTGGCTCTTCGGCGCGATCCTGATCGCGGTCGGCGGCGTGCTGTACGTGCTGGCGCGCTGGGGCAGGAAGCACGCCGAGAAGCGGAACACCCACCCCGACGGCGACCCCGTCGACAACCAGAAGGAGTCCCATGAGCACGCCTGA
- the corA gene encoding magnesium/cobalt transporter CorA — MAIIDNAIYVDGVRTENPQSLSETFERMRERGGMSWIGLYRPSEEEIREVADEFGIHALVVEDALSGHQRSKLERYGDVLFMVLRPARYLDDVEEVEFGEVHVLVGPDFVVTIRHAESPDLGRVRRRLEGDPGLLAHGPEAVLYAILDEVVDEYAPVLAGLENDIDEIESQLFEEDTDATQRIYDLGREVIDFQRATQPLSGMLEALLRGSDKYRVSEELQRYLRDVLDHTLRVSDRATTFRTVLDNALTVESTIVARRQNEEMRRMTELSIRQNDEVKKISGWAAILFAPTLVGTIYGMNFDHMPELHWLLGYPMAVGMMVALGFALYAAFKRKGWL; from the coding sequence ATGGCGATCATCGACAACGCGATCTACGTGGACGGCGTCCGCACCGAGAATCCGCAGAGCCTGAGCGAGACCTTCGAGCGCATGCGGGAACGCGGCGGGATGAGCTGGATCGGCCTCTACCGGCCCAGCGAGGAGGAGATCCGCGAGGTCGCCGACGAGTTCGGCATCCACGCGCTCGTCGTCGAGGACGCCCTCTCCGGCCATCAGCGCTCCAAGCTCGAACGCTACGGCGACGTGCTGTTCATGGTGCTGCGCCCGGCCCGCTACCTCGACGATGTCGAGGAGGTCGAGTTCGGCGAGGTGCACGTGCTCGTCGGCCCCGACTTCGTGGTGACGATCCGGCACGCCGAGTCGCCAGACCTCGGACGCGTGCGACGCCGCCTGGAGGGTGACCCCGGCCTACTCGCGCACGGCCCCGAAGCGGTGCTCTACGCCATCCTCGACGAGGTCGTCGACGAGTACGCGCCGGTCCTCGCCGGCCTCGAGAACGACATCGACGAGATCGAGAGCCAGCTGTTCGAGGAGGACACCGACGCCACGCAGCGCATCTACGACCTGGGCAGGGAGGTCATCGACTTCCAGCGGGCGACGCAGCCCCTGTCCGGGATGCTGGAGGCACTGCTGCGCGGATCGGACAAGTACCGGGTGAGCGAGGAGCTGCAGCGGTACCTGCGCGACGTGCTCGATCACACGCTGCGGGTCAGCGACCGCGCCACGACCTTCCGCACGGTGCTCGACAACGCCCTCACGGTCGAGTCGACGATCGTGGCCCGTCGCCAGAACGAGGAGATGCGGCGGATGACGGAGCTCAGCATCCGCCAGAACGACGAGGTCAAGAAGATCTCCGGGTGGGCGGCCATCCTGTTCGCCCCCACGCTCGTCGGAACGATCTACGGCATGAACTTCGACCACATGCCCGAGCTGCACTGGCTGCTCGGCTATCCCATGGCGGTCGGCATGATGGTCGCGCTGGGCTTCGCCCTGTACGCGGCGTTCAAGCGCAAGGGCTGGCTGTAG
- a CDS encoding acyl-CoA dehydrogenase family protein, with protein MSTHTVFNQAPPRVDVDEFGANVALVEAVQQQGAGWAAESLHGIGRRVGSADFQDDARRANRHEPVLHTHDRWGERWDEVEYDPAYHRVIGAAVADGAHTAAFAAPRPGASAARAATFMLYAQIEPGHACPVSMTHSAVPVIAQHPQLAAEWMPRLLSRDYDPALRPGKPGALFGMAMTEKQGGSDVRANTTSAVALGGGRYALTGHKWFCSAPMSDAFLVLAQAPGGLSCFLMPRLREDGTRNGLRFQRLKDKLGNRSNASSEVEYEQAEATLIGEEGRGVRTIIDMVTRTRLDSMLGSLAGMRQGVAEAAWHVRHRAAFGRTLIDQPAMTAVIADLQLEVEAGTAVAMRLARAYDDDASTQEVAFRRLATAVMKYWVCKRAPAHAAEALECLGGNGITTDWPLEMRYREQPVMAVWEGSGNVIALDVLRAIAREPESLAAFDAEVSTVRGADARFDVHLMHTRALIAELEDDPMPELAARRLVEALALTLSASQLLRTAPAEVAEGFIAARLGGVPGLFGALPRGVDIAAMAARA; from the coding sequence GTGAGCACGCACACCGTCTTCAATCAGGCCCCGCCGCGCGTCGACGTCGACGAGTTCGGGGCGAACGTCGCGCTGGTCGAGGCGGTGCAGCAGCAGGGTGCCGGCTGGGCGGCCGAGAGTCTGCACGGGATCGGCCGTCGCGTCGGATCCGCCGACTTCCAGGACGATGCCCGGCGGGCGAACCGGCACGAGCCCGTCCTGCACACGCACGATCGCTGGGGCGAGCGCTGGGACGAGGTCGAGTATGACCCGGCGTACCACCGGGTGATCGGCGCGGCGGTCGCCGACGGGGCGCACACCGCTGCGTTCGCCGCCCCGCGTCCCGGTGCGAGCGCGGCCCGGGCGGCCACCTTCATGCTCTACGCGCAGATCGAGCCGGGGCATGCCTGTCCGGTGTCGATGACGCACTCCGCCGTGCCCGTGATCGCGCAGCATCCGCAGCTCGCGGCGGAGTGGATGCCGCGACTGCTGTCGCGCGACTACGACCCCGCGCTGCGCCCGGGCAAGCCCGGCGCGCTGTTCGGCATGGCGATGACCGAGAAGCAGGGTGGCTCCGACGTGCGGGCGAACACCACGTCGGCGGTCGCGCTCGGCGGCGGGCGGTATGCGCTGACGGGTCACAAGTGGTTCTGCTCCGCGCCGATGTCGGACGCGTTCCTGGTGCTCGCGCAGGCGCCGGGCGGGCTGTCGTGCTTCCTGATGCCGCGACTGCGGGAGGACGGCACGCGCAACGGGCTCCGGTTCCAGCGCCTGAAGGACAAGCTGGGCAACCGCTCGAACGCCTCCAGCGAGGTGGAGTACGAGCAGGCCGAGGCGACGCTCATCGGGGAGGAGGGGCGCGGGGTGCGCACGATCATCGACATGGTGACGCGCACGCGGCTCGACTCGATGCTCGGCTCTCTCGCCGGGATGCGGCAGGGGGTCGCCGAGGCCGCCTGGCACGTGCGGCACCGCGCCGCGTTCGGGCGCACGCTGATCGACCAGCCCGCGATGACCGCGGTGATCGCCGACCTGCAGCTCGAGGTCGAAGCCGGCACCGCGGTGGCGATGCGGCTGGCGCGCGCCTACGACGACGACGCCTCGACGCAGGAGGTGGCCTTCCGTCGGCTCGCGACCGCGGTGATGAAGTACTGGGTGTGCAAGCGCGCTCCCGCTCACGCCGCCGAGGCGCTGGAGTGCCTGGGCGGCAACGGCATCACCACGGACTGGCCGCTGGAGATGCGCTACCGCGAGCAGCCCGTCATGGCGGTCTGGGAGGGATCGGGCAACGTGATCGCGCTCGACGTGCTGCGCGCGATCGCCCGGGAGCCCGAGTCCCTGGCGGCGTTCGATGCCGAGGTGTCGACGGTGCGGGGAGCGGATGCGCGCTTCGACGTGCACCTGATGCACACCCGGGCGCTGATCGCGGAGCTCGAAGATGATCCGATGCCCGAGCTCGCGGCGCGACGGCTCGTCGAGGCTCTCGCACTCACGCTGTCGGCGTCGCAGCTGCTGCGGACCGCACCGGCCGAAGTCGCCGAGGGGTTCATCGCCGCCCGCCTCGGAGGAGTGCCCGGCTTGTTCGGAGCGCTGCCGAGGGGCGTGGACATCGCCGCGATGGCAGCGCGCGCCTAG
- a CDS encoding DUF2470 domain-containing protein, which produces MPHIFDADVIAAVLRHMNGDHTDDNLLIARAFAEPAGSEISDSVMTGFDGDGGVWEITVAGQSSELHVPWPGGPISDRPAVRREVVALYDAACARLGVEPRPHA; this is translated from the coding sequence GTGCCCCATATCTTCGACGCCGACGTGATCGCCGCGGTCCTCCGCCACATGAACGGCGACCACACCGATGACAACCTCCTGATCGCCCGCGCCTTCGCCGAGCCCGCCGGTTCCGAGATCTCGGACTCCGTGATGACGGGGTTCGACGGCGACGGCGGCGTGTGGGAGATCACCGTGGCGGGGCAGTCCTCCGAGCTGCACGTGCCGTGGCCCGGCGGTCCGATCTCGGATCGTCCCGCTGTCCGTCGCGAGGTCGTCGCCCTGTACGACGCGGCGTGCGCACGACTCGGCGTCGAGCCCCGCCCGCACGCCTGA